The following DNA comes from Clupea harengus chromosome 9, Ch_v2.0.2, whole genome shotgun sequence.
attACAAGTCGCTACCAGGTTGATAGCCAGCCTATAAATTATTATGGTAAGTTAGCGAATAGCCTGGCAGATTAGATTTTGCACGTAAGATCAAACGGGTGTCAAGAACGGTTTACGTTAGCTAGCTTAATGACCAATTGATAATGATAACTAGAGGTGCATTTCCGCAAGAAAATGCAAAGCTCAGCATGACGCAAAATGCAACTAAATggtttatctctctttcacatgaccatgtgCCATCAGGACATCAGTATACAAGCTACTACTAAAACAAGAAACGGTAAAAACCTGCATAATTTTGCTGCAAGTGTAAGAACTAAGAATGAGACGATCGCATCATTACTGTGACTGTTGCAGTAGTAATCAATGCCCCGGTTCATGTTCAACGCCTACACAGTTTCCCAGCTGCAGTCGTATGACTCCACTGTCGCGCAGCTGCGTCAACAGCTTAAACTCCTGCGGCATCGCGTGCATACGGTTGGGAAGTATGTTGTCATAGTAATGATGAGAGACTGTCTTGTTGTCTGGTCCGCGTGGAAAGGGCCAGAAGCCGTAGACGTACACCTGGTcgcagagggagagggcgagtGTCAGCATGAAGAGGCCGCTGGAGAGACGCCCAGCACGGACACCCCGGGCCGCCCAGAAGGCACTGACACGCCGCAGGAACTCCGGGTGGGCGAACAGGACTGTCTGATTGGATGAAGCATCAGCAACTGTTTGAGCAGCCCAAAAGGATGGCTTCATACCGGTTCTTGAAGAGAAGGCCGGCATGTAGATGAAGCTTCTGTTATACACACTCAAGCTCTCCAATAGCTTGGCACCCTTCCGATCCTTaaacctcaaacaaacaaacacacacggatgaAGTTAGTGtgcataatgtgtgtttgtatatatacatgtatgtcaGAGTGCTGCTTGAAGGTGTCGAATGGCCAGGGAGTTCACATTTAAgtactgacaaaaaaaatcatattaaTATGTAGTGTGCCAGTGCACTCTTGTTTATAGTGtgcaataaagagagagagtgtgtgtgtgtgtgagtgagtgtaagtcGGTCTACCTTTTGTCTAAGATGCTTGGGTTCACTGTCACAATGTGTGTCCTTTTGCCAGAATCTGTAGTCAAGGGAGGAAGATTGCACCtatccacaaacacatgcacataaacagacacacatgcacacacgcacataaacacacgggGGAAAGAACAGGCATTGGGTTGTGTAGCCTTGTGAGGGGCCGGGctgtcaccccacgttgttttgggaggtggcgactggactgggaTGTGTAGTTGGGAAGAAGGTTGCAGGAAATGGTggctttcatataaaaatatattcttatttatttacttacatGGGGGATTATTTTGTATCCACCCCGAAAACTTGtatatacacaataaacaaacatataatcaaaaacacaaagaccGGCCGTAATCAAAGTGCTACAGACACTAGGGAGAACTAGGCATATTCTTGAGGCACAGATTCATTCTTCACTGATTCACTAATTACAAGTTCACTAGGAACATATTCACAGAGCACAGGTTCACAAGTTCACTAATCTCAAGTTCACAAGGAACATATTCACAGAGCACAGGTTCACAAGTTCACTAATCTAGTTCACAAGGAACATATTCAATACACAGGTTCACTAGGAACATATTCACAATGCACAGGTtagtatccacacagctagatacCATTACACTtagcctcacagcaggtaagtgttttcAGATTCTTACAGCCTCTCATGCCTGCCTCTAAAGTTCTCCCATGGCCATCTCAAGAAAGTCTctcctcatgaacatgaggcgccCGTTAAATAGGGTAGCCAGCTGGGTTCAATTGAACCCATTTGGTCtcccgggtccagccactaaggtgggggagcccggaccgaaccattgtggtgggggagtccaccccacaccagggccaaactccttatgagtcacagtgagaaggggagggaatttcaccttctcacaagcCTGGTCTTTGTGAATAGATAGGGTCTGGCCACGCTCCATAGGGGATTGATAGGGTCTGGCCACGCTCCATAGGTGATTTTTCTCCATTTGTTGCATCTTAATAGACGTATTCAGGTTAATTTTGAAACCATTGGACCAGACTTTCACCAATCGGCAATGACCACTATGAGATTGCTTTACTTCCTACTTCGCCACTAACGGTGCAAGTTTTTTTAAGCCTTTTCCCAAACCCCGTTGGCAGTAAGGAAAGAATGTGTTTGGCCTTGatgaataaatgtacacattctCCTTGCTCTGGCTTCAATTCTTCGATGTTTGCTAGTGTTGCTATTACTACTTATagctagggttgggtaccgagaaccagTTCCAATATGgcaccggttccaatacaatcagtacctacccggaccgaaatgcaacgcaaaTTTCGGTGCTTCCTTTTGGTGCCTGAGCcgattataaaaaaataaagcaacaaatcatgcagctaaatgaacaaaacttacgTAAAATGTTTTCTTATAAACAggaattatttcaggctgcaacatgaaacacagaggctggttccaaaacagtaaaaaactagcgatagctaacgagcagtaacgttagtggcatagatctgtctgagtacgaTCTGTATGAATAATTGTTTTGGTTGCTAGGctgatttcgtggggcacatttAAAACCgtcccatctcccaatgtaaactttggcctgtgtcgctcacgctcattggtgattacatagcaacagtcttatgacagcgaagagcaggcagcatttcacagagcaagcacaaacagagctagccatcaatttaacagagaaaatgcagaaaggtaaacggtcaaaagtgtggctgtatttcgcacagaAAGATTCAAACAACGCAACGTGCAACagatgcaacaaaacaattgcgtgtaaaggagggagagaaggcaagagtcaaaggcagatcagcaaccgcagactgaagactaaacaGAGATGCCAGCAAAACTAAacctagtctcttaaaggggcagtacaaatTCACATACCCAGtgggttcaaataacaagattaagtataaacaagacagaaaagataggtataaataaatcagaaaatggtgacatttcatgaaataaatgcaaacaaaatactaataatattttttgactccgaaggcaaatatgctcatatttctgcTAAATAATTactgaagtttgaagctgtagtgtgtgtgtgtgtgttttgtatttatttatatttatttaagtatattGTAAACTGTTGTTAtaagttaatatattgttcatagtttgaagttaaaaggtttgaagccaagtgttttgtatttatttatatttatagtataccttaaacagttaatatattgttcaatttgaagaatttttttttgccttggcaataaaaaagcctttctttaatgtcgtcaatcgtcgttttgtgctatttttttttaaagtatcggttcaggcaccgtttaggcaccggtatcgttttagaagtatcggtttagcaccggtatcggaaaaaacccaaacgatacccatccctacttataGCAGTACTTATGTTGCTAGCATTCAGACTGGCTGGCAATTCATGTTGCAAAAAGATTGTCCAGACTATCAGAGTGGCTAGCGATTCGTGTTGCAAAGAGGGTGTCCAGACTAtcatagggtgaccagacgtcctcttttacccggacatgtcctcttttcgagacctaaaaaatgtgtccggcagggattccaaaattgtccgggattttgccgcttcggatatttgtgtttctctgggtccttcacaaactagtttttatgcccttacaagttttggaaagagtatctcccttacgttccacctacTTGCGTGAGCTCTGAcagtagagagaactgtcattggtcgaccgccctctcagtgttgccagatgcacgataattatcctccaaagacgtgtgtgtgtgtgcatgagagagagagagtgtgtgtgtgggcttgtagTACCTGATGATAAGCTGGGCTCGATCGATCTCTTGGCCACAGCCACTGTTCTTCAGGATGCCCCCATTCCCAACCACTGCACAGGAGCTCAGACGAGGTGGCAGGGGaggctcctacacacacacacacacacacaaaatcacattcCGTCcaactgacaacacacacatcaattaaAGTTGCATTTGTAGGTAAACAAGATCATCACTGTTTGATTCCAGAGACATTCATCTATTCACACTCTTGATGTTGAAGCAACAACAACACTTTCTAAATGTGAACCAGACTATGAGGAGAGAGGGCAAGGAGACAGCTGAGATGGAGGACATTACTAATTGTGGAGCCAGAACATGAGAAAGGAACGCTGATGAGTGGAACAATGgttcctgtctttttttctgaagTGAAAGGCAAAAGCACCACTGATTATGCATGGCAGTAACGTGTCTGATGAGGCCGCCATGTGTACAAGCACGTTCACTGGCATCATTACTGTTTGGGCTAAGTCTACACTTAAAGCCCAGAGGGATTGCTGACTGAGCACTTGATTGACGCGCTTGTTAGATGTAAAATAACGTTCCAACTTTGCGTTCTTAGTTATGAAACTTTATTTCCCACAGTAAGATCCAATCAATA
Coding sequences within:
- the LOC105892368 gene encoding alpha-N-acetylneuraminide alpha-2,8-sialyltransferase-like, translating into MGLERVVPAYSVSGLEVSGINDNLFYKLPETFTQKKMLEPPLPPRLSSCAVVGNGGILKNSGCGQEIDRAQLIIRCNLPPLTTDSGKRTHIVTVNPSILDKRFKDRKGAKLLESLSVYNRSFIYMPAFSSRTGMKPSFWAAQTVADASSNQTVLFAHPEFLRRVSAFWAARGVRAGRLSSGLFMLTLALSLCDQVYVYGFWPFPRGPDNKTVSHHYYDNILPNRMHAMPQEFKLLTQLRDSGVIRLQLGNCVGVEHEPGH